A genomic region of Arachis stenosperma cultivar V10309 chromosome 9, arast.V10309.gnm1.PFL2, whole genome shotgun sequence contains the following coding sequences:
- the LOC130951083 gene encoding mannose-specific lectin alpha chain-like, with translation MGVSFNLHKFAPTNSKEIKFQGDATITDHNVIRLTNLDSDGNPLGNRVGRVLFSDPVHLYDHSGFRAGFETTFVFRISKPYNSEFAPGPGDGLAFFLANADTEIPPESSGKFLGLFNDASDKIVAVEFDTFSNFEIGDPSYPHIGININSIRSSAVGYWNWHDGAVTTAKITYNSALKRITVSVSTYLDNQPNTLSYDVDLSTKLPQKVAVGLSASTGQYSQNTEILSWTFKSN, from the coding sequence ATGGGTGTCTCATTTAACTTGCACAAATTTGCCCCCACGAACTCCAAAGAGATCAAATTCCAAGGAGATGCAACCATTACCGATCACAATGTCATTCGACTCACCAACTTGGACAGCGATGGCAACCCACTAGGAAACAGAGTTGGCCGAGTTTTATTCTCCGACCCTGTGCACCTGTACGACCACAGTGGTTTCCGAGCAGGCTTTGAAACCACCTTCGTCTTTCGCATCTCAAAACCCTACAATAGTGAATTTGCTCCCGGACCTGGTGACGGTCTTGCCTTCTTCCTTGCTAATGCTGACACTGAAATTCCACCTGAATCTTCTGGGAAGTTTCTCGGCCTCTTTAACGATGCATCTGACAAGATTGTTGCTGTTGAATTTGATACCTTTTCCAATTTCGAGATTGGGGATCCCAGTTATCCCCACATCGGAATTAATATCAACTCTATCAGGTCATCGGCTGTTGGTTACTGGAACTGGCATGATGGAGCCGTAACCACTGCAAAAATAACATATAACTCTGCCCTTAAGAGGATAACCGTCAGTGTTTCTACATATCTCGACAACCAACCTAACACTCTTTCTTACGACGTCGACTTGAGCACTAAGCTTCCTCAAAAGGTTGCGGTAGGGCTATCTGCTTCTACTGGGCAATACTCGCAAAATACCGAGATCTTATCTTGGACTTTTAAGTCCAACTGA